In one window of Tachypleus tridentatus isolate NWPU-2018 chromosome 2, ASM421037v1, whole genome shotgun sequence DNA:
- the LOC143237726 gene encoding migration and invasion enhancer 1-like, with protein sequence MIISAVPEVRVVGANGRRSAFEITVNGILIFSKLERGSFPDPQSVVEQVVAASKNEQVTTVEKTEKTCTIL encoded by the exons ATGATTATCTCGGCTGTTCCAGAAGTGCGGGTGGTTGGAGCTAATGGTAGAAGAT CTGCATTCGAAATTACAGTCAATGGTATTCTGATATTTTCTAAGTTAGAGAGAGGTTCTTTTCCAGATCCTCAATcg GTGGTGGAACAAGTTGTTGCTGCAAGCAAAAATGAACAAGTTACCACTGTTGAGAAGACTGAGAAAACTTGTACTATTCTTTAG